One window of Populus nigra chromosome 5, ddPopNigr1.1, whole genome shotgun sequence genomic DNA carries:
- the LOC133694387 gene encoding uncharacterized protein LOC133694387, whose protein sequence is MCVIDLIGVEKRGNKAGTSTQNMRKLGAEPKANNVGKNDPEAYLKWEKKVDWIFDCHNYSEVKKVKLVVIEFTDYALIWWDQNVISRRRSGERLVASWEEMKVLMRRRFVPSHYYRDLYLKLQGLNQGSRSVDEYFKEMEIAMIRANVIEDREATMARFLNGLNRDIVNVVELQHCVELEGMVHMATKVERQIKRRGSTRFQTNSTSSSSTWRLNLKREGAVQPKPYAKVEPSKAKKDTHTNGKGKSESQPTRDRDIKCFKCLGKGHIASQCPNRRVMLTRDNGEVESESEEMPPLVDCSDEEIAYPVEGEALVIRRALNMQIKEDDIDQQRENIFHTRCHIQKKVCSMIIDGDSCANVASDTLVKRLNLSCVKHPRPYRLQWLNEYGEVRVTTQVVIAFAIGKYSDEILCDVVPMHASHLLLRRPWEFDQKEFDDVFPEDILNGLPPLRGIEHQIDLVPGASIPNRPAYRSNPEETKELQRQVDELMMKGYIRESMSPCAVPVLLVPKKDGTWRICVDCRGIEMDEEKVKAIRDWPTPKSVSEVKSFHGLASFYIRFVKDFNTIAAPLTEIVKKSVGFKWNDEQDEAFNLLKDKLCSAPVLALPDFTRAFEVECDASGIGIGAVLMQDRRPIAYFSEKLNGAALNYPTYDKELYALVRTLETWQHYLWPKEFVIHSDHESLKHLKGQGKLSRRHAKWVEFIETFPYVIKYKQGKENIVANALSRRLDGYLFKENRLRVPLSSMRELLVREAHGGGLMGHFGVVKTLDHFYWPKMKKDVQRICDKCITCRKAKSRTQPHGLYTPLPVPKEPWVDILMDFVLGLPRSKRGRDSIFVVVDRFSKMAHFIPCHKTDDATNIADLFFREIIRLHGVPKSIVFDRDVKFLSYFWKVLWGKLGTKLLFSTTCHPQTDGQTEVVNRTLTQLLRAVIQNNLKNWEDCLPFIEFAYNRSVHSTTEFSPFEIVYGFNPLTPMDLIPLPIDERPGDWVWVHMRKKRFPTHRKSKLQPRGDGSFQILERINDNAYKV, encoded by the exons ATGTGTGTGATAGACTTGATAGGGGTAGAGAAACGTGGTAACAAGGCTGGTACAAGCACCCAAAATATGAGGAAGCTTGGGGCTGAACCGAAAGCAAACAATGTCG gtaaaaacgatCCTGAGGCATATTTGaagtgggagaaaaaggtggattggatttttgattgTCATAACTATTCGGAagtgaagaaagtaaaattAGTAGTCATCGAATTCACAGATTATGCATTGATATGGTGGGATCAGAATGTTATTAGTAGAAGAAGGAGTGGAGAGAGGCTGGTAGCGTcgtgggaggagatgaaagtgttgatgagaaggcgATTTGTGCCTAGccactattatagagatttgtatttgaaattgcagggtttgaatcagggttctaggtccgtggatgagtatttcaaggagatggagattgccatgattcgggccaatgtgattgaggatcgggaagctaccatggctagatttctaaatgggctgaatagggacattgtgaatgttgtagaattacaacattgtgtggaattggagggcatggtccatatggcaacgaaggtggagaggcaaataaagagaaggggcagtacacgttttcagaccaattcgacttcatcttcctcaacatgGAGGCTGAATTTGAAAAGAGAGGGGGCTGTCCAACCAAAGCCTTATGCAAAGGTCGAACCATCTAAGGCCAAAAAGGATACTCATACGAATGggaaaggtaaatctgaatctcaacctactcgtgatagagatattaaatgctttaagtgtttagggaaggggcacattgcatctcagtgtccaaaccgaagagttatgcttacaagagacaatggggaggttgaatctgaaagtgaagagatgccacctttggtggattgtagtgatgaggagattgcatatcctgttgagggggaggccttggttataaggcgtgcgctgaacatgcaaatcaaagaagatgatatAGATCAGCAacgggaaaatatatttcacactcgatgtcacatccaaaagaaggtatgtagcatgataattgatggagatagttgtgctaatgttgctagtgatactcttgtgaagagattgaatctgagttgTGTTAAGCATCCGAGgccttatagattgcaatggttgaatgaatatgGTGAAGTGAGGGTTACTACGCAGGTTGTGATTGCGTTTGCTATTGGGAAGTATTCCGATGAGATTTTGTGTGATGTAGTCCCAATGCATGCTAGTCACTTACTTTTGAGGCGTCCATGGGAGTTTGATCAGAAA gagtttgatgatgtattcCCTGAAGACATCCTTAATGGATTACCACCATTAAGGgggattgaacatcaaattgatcttgtgcccggagcttcaattcctaaccgtccagcctatagaagcaaccccgaggagacgaaggagcttcaaaggcaagtagatgagttgatgatgaaggggtACATTCGTGAGAGTATGAGTCCTTGTGCTGTGCCAgtgctacttgtgcctaaaaagGATGGTACATGGAGGATATGTGTCGATTGTCGT ggtatcgagatggacgaggagaaagttaaggccatccgggattggcctacaccaaaatcaGTAAGTGAGGTAAAgagttttcatggacttgctagtttttatataaggtttgtgaaggattttaatactattgctgcacctttaactgaaattgtgaaaaaatctgttggattcaaatggaatgatgaacaggatgaggcttttaatttgttgaaagataaactttgttcggcacctgttttagctttgccagactttacgagagcttttgaagttgaatgtgatgcgtCAGGTATTGGTATAGGAGCTGTGTTAATGCAGGATAGGAGGCCCATTGCGTATTTCAGCGAAAAACTTAATGGGGCAGCCTTGAATTACCCTACATATGACAAGGAGCTATATGCCTTGGTAAGAACTTTAGAGACGTGGCAACATTACCTGTGGCccaaggagtttgtgatacattctgatcatgaatcattgaagcacttgaaagggcaaggtaagttgagtaggagacatgccaaatgggttgaatttattgaaacctttccgtatgtgatcaagtataagcaagggaaagaaaacattgtggctAATGCACTTTCGCgcag acttgatggatatttgtttaaagagaatCGTTTGCGTGTTCCATTAAGTTCTAtgcgtgaattgcttgtacgtgaagcacatggaggcgggttgatggggcattttggtgttgttaagactttggat catttttattggcctaaaatgaaaaaagatgtgcaacgcatatgtgataaatgcataacGTGTAGAAAAGCAAAGTCTAGGACTCAACCACATGGCTTGTATACCCCTTTGCCTGTACCGAAAGAACCATGGGTAGACATTTTAATGGACTTCgtcttaggtttacctaggtcaaaacgGGGTAGGGATTCCatctttgtagttgttgataggttttcaaagatggcacacttcattccatgtcataaaactgatgatgcaactaacattgctgatttgttctttagggaGATAATACGGCTTCACGGGGTCCCTAAGAGCATTGTTTTTGATAgagatgttaagttccttagctatttttggaaggtgttatggggaaaattgggtactaaactgttgttttcaactacttgtcacccccaaacagatggacaaaccgaagtagttaataggaccttaacacaacttctgcgtgctgtcattcaaaataacttaaagaattgggaagattgtttgccatttatagagtttgcatataatcgtagtgtgcacTCTACTACTGAATTCtcaccatttgaaattgtgtatggatttaaccctttaactccaatggatttgattcctttgccaattgatgaaagg CCCGgcgattgggtttgggtgcatatgcgCAAGAAGAGATTTCCGACCCATAGGAAATCAAAGTTACAACCACGAGGAGATGGGTCATTTCAGATCCTTGAGAGgatcaatgacaatgcttataaagtt